TGACCACCCTCCGCACCGCCCCACCGGGAAGGAGACCCGCGTGCGCAGTATCCGCACGATCCGCAGATCCGCGCTGACGGCCGGGCTCACCGCCGCCACCCTCGTCCTGTCCACCCTGGTCGCCGGCCCCGCCCAGGCCGCCGACGCCGTCTACGATCCGGTCCTCGAGACGCCCAGCCAGTCCCGGCTCGGCCTGGTCCTGACCGAGTACGCCAGCTTCCCGCAGTCGTCCCCCATCCCGGCGCCGACCGACCAGCGGCTCATGCGTACCGCCCGTATCAACACCATCATGGAACTGCCCGACGGCTCCGGCCGCCGTGCCGTGCCGGACCTCAACGGCCACCTCTACCTGGTCAGGGACGGCGTGCCGCAGGTCTACCTGGACGTCGCCGACACGTTCGCGCCGCAGTTCTTCTCCGGCCGCGGGCTCGGCCAGGGCTTCGGCTACGTCGCGTTCCACCCCGAGTTCGGCACCAACGGCCGCTTCTACACCATCCACACCGAACAGGCGTCGCTGGCCACCAAGGCGCCGGACTACGCCCAGGCCAACAGCATCTTCCACGGCGTGATCACCGAGTGGACGGCGACCGACCCGGCCGCCGACACGTTCTCCGGTACCCGCCGCGAGGTGCTGCGGATCGGCTTCGCCGGCCAGGTCCACGGCGTCCAGGAGATCAACTTCAACCCCACGGCGCGACCCGGCCAGCGTGACTACGGGGTGCTGTACCTGGCCGTCGGCGACGGCGGCACCGGCGTACGCAACACCGAGCCGCAGAACCTGGGCATGGTGCACGGCAAGCTGCTGCGCATCGACCCGCAGGGCACCGACTCGGCCAACGGGCAGTACGGCATCCCGACGGACAACCCGTTCGTCGGCCGGGCCGGCGCCCTGGGCGAGGTCTACGCGGTCGGGTTCCGCGACCCGCACCGGTTCAGCTGGGACCCGGCCACCGGCCGGATGTTCCTCGGCCACATCGGCGAGCACGCCATCGAGGCGATCTACGAGGTGCGCGCCGGTGACAACTTCGGCTGGAGCGAGCGGGAGGGCGCGTTCGTCTTCGACAAGACGGGGAGCGCCTGCGACAAGCTCCTGCCGCTGCCGGCGGACGACGCCCAGTACGGCTATACGTACCCGGTCGCGGCGTACGACCACAACCCGGCGCCCGGCTGGAACTGCACCGGCGACGTGGGTGTCGCGGTGGCCGGCGGGTTCGTCTACCGGGGCAACGAGCTGCCCGCGCTGAAGGGCAAGTACGTCTTCGGTGACCTGGTTGACGGGCAGGTCCTCTACACCGAGGCGAACGAGATGCGGCGCGGCCACGACCCGGCCACGATCCACCGCCTTGCGCTCTTCAACGCCGCCGGCGAGTCGGTGCGCATGCAGGACCTATCCGGCCCCGGTGCCGTGGGCAACCGGGAGCGGGTCGACCTGCGGTTCGGCACCGACGCCGCCGGTGCGCTTTACCTCCTCGCCAAGGCCAACGGGAAGGTCTGGAAGGTGACCGGCACCCGGGAGTTCGCGGACGGCGACGTCGGCGGCACCAAGCTGCACAAGCCCTCCGGCCCGGAGAGCTGGACGCCGGTCACCCCGTCGAAGTGGCAGTTCGACCGGGACGAGGTGATCCTCGCCGAGGCGGGCGTGAGCCGGCCCGGCCCGCGCCGTCCGTTCGAGTACGCGGTGGTGACCGACGGGCCGGAGTGGTCGTCCGTGGAGATCGAGGCCGATGTCCGGCTCGACACGCCGGTCGAGGTGAGCAACCGGGACGTGATCATCGTCTTCGGCTGGCGTTCGGACACCGAGTTCTACTACGCCCACCTGTCGACCGACAACACGATCCTGCCGCACAACGGCATCTTCAAGGTGAACAACGCCGACCGGCAGCGCCTCGACTACCAGTGGAACGGCCGGTCGCGCGGCGCGAACCCGGCGATCGTCGACGCCGACTGGCACAAGGTGCGCGTCGTGCACCTGCCGGCCACCGGCGAGATCGCGGTCTACGTCGACGGCAAGAAGGACCCGCTGATGACCGCGAAGGACACCACGTTCGGCTCCGGACGGGTCGGCTTCGGCTCGTTCGACAACATCGGCCGGCTGCGTCACCTGACGGTGACCGGAACCCCGGCCTGATCCGGCCCGGTGGGGACGGCGGCAGGGCCGTCGTCCCCACCGGGGACGGGCAGTGTGCGGCACCCGGCCGAACCGGGTACCGGAGATGACCCCTGAGGAGAGTAGGACGATGACGGCACGTGTTCCGATCGGCATCGTGATGAATGGCGTGACCGGGCGGATGGGCTACCGGCAGCACCTGGTCCGATCGCTGCTGGCCATCCGCGAGCAGGGCGGCGTACCGCTGCGCGACGGGAGCCGGCTCTGGCCGGAACTCGTTCTGGTCGGGCGGAACGAGGCCAAGCTGCGCGACGTCGCGGCCCGGCACGGGTTGACCGACTGGACGACCGACCTGGACGCCGCGCTGGCGCGACCGGACGTCTCGATCTACTTCGACGCGCAGGTCACCAGCGAACGGGAGAAGGCCCTCCGGCTTGCCGTCGCGGCGGGCAAGCACATCTACACCGAGAAGCCCACCGCCACCACGCTGCACGGCGCGGTCGAGCTGGCGCGCGCCGCCGACGCGGCCGGGATACGGCACGGCGTGGTACAGGACAAGCTCTTCCTGCCCGGCCTGCGCAAGCTCGACCGGCTCGTGCGGGGCGGATTCTTTGGCCGGATCCTGTCGGTGCGCGGCGAGTTCGGCTACTGGGTCTTCGAGGGCGACTGGCAGGAGGCACAGCGGCCGAGCTGGAACTACCGGGCCGCCGACGGCGGCGGCATCGTCGTCGACATGTTCCCGCACTGGCACTACGTCCTGGAGCAGATCTTCTCGCCGGTCCGGGCGGTCACCGCCCACGTCACCACCCACATCCCGCGCCGGTGGGCCGAGGACGGTCAGCCCTACGAGGCGACCGCCGACGACGCCGCGTACGGGATCTTCGAGCTGGACGGTGGCGTCGTCGCCCAGATCAACTCCTCCTGGGCCGTCCGGGTGAACCGGGACGAGCTGGTCGAGTTCCAGGTCGACGGCACCGAGGGCAGCGCGGTCGCCGGGCTGCGTCGCTGCCGCGTCCAGCACCGGGCCACCACCCCGAAGCCGGTCTGGAACCCGGACCTGCCGTCCACCGACGACTTCCGCGCGCAGTGGCAGGAGGTGCCGGACAACGAGGTGTTCGACAACGGCTTCAAGGCGCAGTGGGAGATGTTCCTGCGGCACGTCGCCGAGGACGCCCCGTACACCTGGGACCTGTGGGCCGGCGCGCGCGGTGTGCAACTGGCCGAGCTGGGCCTCCAGTCGGCCCGGGAGGGCCGGCGCGTCGAGGTGACGGAGCTGCGGTCGTGACCCGGACCGTCAACCTGCCCGACGGGCCGTTCACCCTCTCCGGGACCGGGCGCGAGCACCTCACGCCCGGCGTCCGCTTCACCAGCCGGGTCGCGTACGCCGCCGCGCACGTCGTCGCCGATCCCCGCGCGGAGAACGTGCCGGGCACACCGGCCGCCGTCGACTGGGACGCGACCCTGGCGTTCCGCCGGCACCTGTGGTCGTACGGGTTCGGCGTCGCCGAGGCGATGGACACCGCCCAGCGGGGCATGGGCATGGACTACCCGGCCGCGCGCGAACTGGTGCGGCGCTCGGCCGCGGCCGCCCGGGCCGAGGGGGGCGCGATCTGCGCCGGTGTCGCCACCGACCAGTTGCCGGCCGGCCCGGCCTCGCTCGACGAGATCCGCAAGGCGTACGCCGAGCAGCTCGCCGACGTGCAGGAGGCCGGCGCCCGGCCGGTGCTCATGTGCAGCCGCCACCTGGCCGCTGCGGCCCGGTCCGCCGACGACTACCTCGACATCTACGGCCGGCTGCTGGCCGACGCCGACGGCCCGGTGGTGCTGCACTGGCTCGGCCCGGCGTTCGACCCGGCGCTCACCGGCTACTGGGGCGACGCCGATCCGGTGCGCGCCGCGGAGACCGTGGTCGCGCTGATCGACACGCACCCGAGCCGGGTCGACGGCATCAAACTGTCGCTGCTCGACGAGGACTTCGAGGTCGCGCTGCGTCGACGCCTGCCCGCCGGGGTACGGCTCTACACCGGCGACGACTTCAACTACCCGGCCCTGATTCGGGGCGACGGCGAGGGCCACTCCGACGCGCTGCTCGGCGTCCTCGCCGCGATCGCGCCCCCGGCCGCCGCCGCGCTGCGCGCGCTCGACACCGGTGACCTGGCGACGTACGACCGGATCCTGGCCCCCACGCTGCCGCTCGCCCGGCACCTGTTCGGTGCCCCGACCTTCTACTACAAGACCGGCATCGTGTTCCTGGCCTGGCTCGCCGGTCACCAGGACCACTTCACGATGGTCGGCGGTCTCCAGTCGGGACGGTCGCCGGTGCACCTGGGCCGGCTGCTGCGGCTGGCCGACGCGGCCGGGCTGCTGCCCGACGCCGAGCTGGCCGCGCACCGCGCGCGGGCGTTCATGACCACGGCGGGGGTGGCGCAGTGAAGCGGTTCGCGCTCAACTCGGCGACGACGAAGCGGTGGCCCCTGCCGGACCTCGTCGCCGGCTGCGTCGACGCCGGGGTGTCCGGGGTGGGGCTGTGGCGGGAGGACCTGGCCGCGTACGGGGTCGAGCCGGCCGCGGCGCTGGTGCGGGACGCGGGCCTGACCGTCACGTCGCTGTGCCGCGGCGGGTTCTTCAGCACCCCCGGATGGCTCGACGAGAACCGGCGTGCCATCGACGAGGCGGCGGCGGTGGGCGCGCCGGAGCTGGTGCTGGTCTCCGGCGGTCTGCCCGACGGCAGCCGGGACATCGACGGTGCCCGGGGGCACGTGCGGGACGCGATCGGCGAGTTGGTGCCGTACGCCCGCGCCGCGGGGGTCCGGCTCGCCCTGGAGCCGCTGCACCCGATGTTCTGTTCCGACCGATGCGTGGTCGCCAGTCTCGGTCAGGCCCTGGACCTCGTCGCGCCGTATCCGGCGGAGACGGTGGGCGTCGTCGTCGACACGTACCACCTCTGGTGGGACGACCAGGTGTGGGCGCAGATCGCGCGGGCCGGCCGGGAGGGCCGGATCGCCTGCTTCCAGATCGCCGACTGGGTGACGCCGCTGCCGGCGGGGGTGCTGCTCGGTCGGGGGCTGCCCGGCAACGGCTGCGTCGATCTGCGCCGCTTCCGGGAGGCCGTGGACGCGGCCGGCTACACCGGACCGGTGGAGGTGGAGGTCTTCGCCGAGGAGGTGTGGGCCCGGCCTGGCCGGGAGGTGCTCGACGAGGCCGTCGCCGGCTACCTCACGCACGTCGCCTGAGCGGACGCACGGCCCGCCCGGTCTCCGGTCGGGCCGTCGGTCAGGACCGGCCCAGGCGGGGCCGGGTGGGTCCGGCCGCTGTGGCGATTACTCGTGGCCTCCGTGGTGATCGTGCCGGTATGGTGGCCGGGCCGGCCGTGGGACTTGCGTGCGACTTCCGGAACCCGCCTCTGAAGCGATGCTTCGCAGTTCGTGCCTTCATTCCCCGGCCGGCCTCTGGGTCACCCGTCGAGGAAGCTGGGTCGCGGTCGTGTCGCTGTCGGAGCAGGTCGCGTGCGAGGACGTGGTCATGTTCGTCAACGCGGCGATCGCCTCCACGGCTCAGCACGAGTTCCACAGTCGCGCCGGCGCGCAGCGGATGTCGCTGGACTTCCTGCACGAGTACGTGCTGGGCAACTACCGGGATCTCTACGCGGCGACGGCGGCCCTGGACATCAACCATCTCAACGCGGCGATGGTCGTGACGAACCTGCTGCGCACCGCGTCGACCGCGAGCCCCGGGCAGCGGGCGGTCGAGGGGCGGCTGATCGCCGCGCGGCTGCGGCTACTGCCGCCCCAACGGGTGTACTCCGTGTTCCGTGAACTACGCCGGCTGGGCGTCAACAACCGGCGTACCAGGGCGATCGTGCGTGACTGGGTGGCTGGCCGGCCGGATCCCGCGTTCGACGCGGTCAAGTACCGCCGGTCGCTGTCCGTCGCGGCCCGCCACGCGCACCTGCCGCTGCCCGGCGAGGTGGGTACCGCGCTGTTCGACTGGCGTCGCCCCAGGCGGTACGAGACGCTGATCCTGGAGACGTGGCGGCGCGCCCACTACGAACAGCGCGCGCTGTACGAGCTGCCCTACACGGTCGCCGAGGGACTCGCCGCCCAACAGGGAATCGACCGGGCCCGCTTCCTG
The nucleotide sequence above comes from Micromonospora pallida. Encoded proteins:
- a CDS encoding PQQ-dependent sugar dehydrogenase, translating into MRSIRTIRRSALTAGLTAATLVLSTLVAGPAQAADAVYDPVLETPSQSRLGLVLTEYASFPQSSPIPAPTDQRLMRTARINTIMELPDGSGRRAVPDLNGHLYLVRDGVPQVYLDVADTFAPQFFSGRGLGQGFGYVAFHPEFGTNGRFYTIHTEQASLATKAPDYAQANSIFHGVITEWTATDPAADTFSGTRREVLRIGFAGQVHGVQEINFNPTARPGQRDYGVLYLAVGDGGTGVRNTEPQNLGMVHGKLLRIDPQGTDSANGQYGIPTDNPFVGRAGALGEVYAVGFRDPHRFSWDPATGRMFLGHIGEHAIEAIYEVRAGDNFGWSEREGAFVFDKTGSACDKLLPLPADDAQYGYTYPVAAYDHNPAPGWNCTGDVGVAVAGGFVYRGNELPALKGKYVFGDLVDGQVLYTEANEMRRGHDPATIHRLALFNAAGESVRMQDLSGPGAVGNRERVDLRFGTDAAGALYLLAKANGKVWKVTGTREFADGDVGGTKLHKPSGPESWTPVTPSKWQFDRDEVILAEAGVSRPGPRRPFEYAVVTDGPEWSSVEIEADVRLDTPVEVSNRDVIIVFGWRSDTEFYYAHLSTDNTILPHNGIFKVNNADRQRLDYQWNGRSRGANPAIVDADWHKVRVVHLPATGEIAVYVDGKKDPLMTAKDTTFGSGRVGFGSFDNIGRLRHLTVTGTPA
- a CDS encoding Gfo/Idh/MocA family protein — protein: MTARVPIGIVMNGVTGRMGYRQHLVRSLLAIREQGGVPLRDGSRLWPELVLVGRNEAKLRDVAARHGLTDWTTDLDAALARPDVSIYFDAQVTSEREKALRLAVAAGKHIYTEKPTATTLHGAVELARAADAAGIRHGVVQDKLFLPGLRKLDRLVRGGFFGRILSVRGEFGYWVFEGDWQEAQRPSWNYRAADGGGIVVDMFPHWHYVLEQIFSPVRAVTAHVTTHIPRRWAEDGQPYEATADDAAYGIFELDGGVVAQINSSWAVRVNRDELVEFQVDGTEGSAVAGLRRCRVQHRATTPKPVWNPDLPSTDDFRAQWQEVPDNEVFDNGFKAQWEMFLRHVAEDAPYTWDLWAGARGVQLAELGLQSAREGRRVEVTELRS
- a CDS encoding DUF993 family protein; protein product: MTRTVNLPDGPFTLSGTGREHLTPGVRFTSRVAYAAAHVVADPRAENVPGTPAAVDWDATLAFRRHLWSYGFGVAEAMDTAQRGMGMDYPAARELVRRSAAAARAEGGAICAGVATDQLPAGPASLDEIRKAYAEQLADVQEAGARPVLMCSRHLAAAARSADDYLDIYGRLLADADGPVVLHWLGPAFDPALTGYWGDADPVRAAETVVALIDTHPSRVDGIKLSLLDEDFEVALRRRLPAGVRLYTGDDFNYPALIRGDGEGHSDALLGVLAAIAPPAAAALRALDTGDLATYDRILAPTLPLARHLFGAPTFYYKTGIVFLAWLAGHQDHFTMVGGLQSGRSPVHLGRLLRLADAAGLLPDAELAAHRARAFMTTAGVAQ
- a CDS encoding sugar phosphate isomerase/epimerase family protein, producing MKRFALNSATTKRWPLPDLVAGCVDAGVSGVGLWREDLAAYGVEPAAALVRDAGLTVTSLCRGGFFSTPGWLDENRRAIDEAAAVGAPELVLVSGGLPDGSRDIDGARGHVRDAIGELVPYARAAGVRLALEPLHPMFCSDRCVVASLGQALDLVAPYPAETVGVVVDTYHLWWDDQVWAQIARAGREGRIACFQIADWVTPLPAGVLLGRGLPGNGCVDLRRFREAVDAAGYTGPVEVEVFAEEVWARPGREVLDEAVAGYLTHVA